Proteins encoded together in one Labilibaculum sp. DW002 window:
- a CDS encoding hybrid sensor histidine kinase/response regulator transcription factor: MLENHTYLIKLTLIVVICNSYFFSFADESTNFIHLSAEVNRQQTNARNVIEDSLGYLWLNSDKGILRFDGYDYKAYSFSNVMGNNASPSSILSIAQDNKNRIWCASKKGRISRLLPSGKFMPHHSNLNNLEEHQSFESSSIGKSRFWLGSNLGTVIGKSLSDSTYVVFDINSQNETITSISEGLNNSIWFSTGHGRVFKGNTLSMKIEEIQVPFNQSSNTIILTTDLAGNLWIGTELDGLYFYNSTSRTFEQFHKNAEASHFIPTNMIYRIFRDSKGLIWAGTDGGGLCQINPKTKKVKIYEHSKTNKFSLQSNTVIGFGETKNSDIWIFTNYGNINILPNESSTIGYYSGSLSGTPTRILSILNCKDGSLWLGTDGEGISLINKEGKAVKQFIANSKSSRGLNGNYIQAMVEDENKNKWIGTYLNGLSYYSNKTNQFKSIQIKNEEGQIATDVRSLYIDIKNRIWVGTNLGIFVFSGANKQIAFFPNNSKGLSGSIAEVFIEDESKQLWVGMYQGGICLFNENKVLKNSNFTTYKLSKSNDQMENSVMHGATDLNGNLYLLNSYSKLIKFNTKNKQAEPIEGFSIEDLHGCIAIALADSNNIWVSKTGGISHLDLNTKQVYSYTWKNGALKERYLSGSSGVDKRGRLYFGGVEGVNFFHPNLMKTTKKQFQLRINHLEILNRDANEIIPKQLTEGIEQLKSIKLNHKQTSFSFRFSVINDHLDPNYIYAYRLKGFDKNWITTEQNRIATYTNIPYGDYTFEVKASSKRDLWDIEPRTMQVIVLSPLWQRWWAYLFYGFAIIIALFFIIRYSIMWAKLKKKLMLEEWQNEKNSELYAMKMNFFAKMSHEIQTPLTLIMAPIESMIERAEGNLLLKQRLNVIHNNAKRLSRIALELMTVRNRELGKLQLRTSKNNISKHCETIALSFTEQARFKHIDFSFESEQDDIILWYDKDKLEHVIYNLLANAFKFTPREGQIQFKISSNYEHFFLNISDSGIGINEENLKHIFDMFYQSKEGKAVGGTGIGLALTKELITLHKGEINVVSSVNTGTKFSLKLPLGCEHLNADEIINRPIINELVPSNNSNKEDLYIPSINPNSKIKLLIVEDNYEMLLLLKDTFSSFYNVFTAENGKEALAALQETTPDLIISDVMMPIMDGISLCKELKKTKTTRHIPIILLTARNTTQSKLDGLKYGAIEYINKPFNVKELTLKVNNILEAKKQIIEQYRSEILTSNKEIEVESPDEKFIEAILLEIENNFEDPEFRLEELAEPLHMSYSNIYRKFQSLTDKTLVDFVRTFRLQKAVPLLINHNFTISEIAFNVGFNDPKYFSRCFKKEYGKTPKQYKQEHDQTKKIQTIKAS, encoded by the coding sequence ATGCTAGAAAATCACACCTACCTAATCAAACTTACATTGATTGTAGTTATCTGCAACTCATATTTTTTTTCCTTTGCTGACGAATCAACAAACTTTATTCACCTAAGTGCTGAGGTGAACAGACAACAAACCAATGCAAGAAATGTAATCGAGGATTCTTTAGGCTATTTATGGCTTAATTCTGACAAAGGCATTCTTCGGTTTGACGGGTATGATTATAAGGCCTATTCCTTTTCAAATGTGATGGGAAACAATGCAAGCCCTTCAAGTATTCTAAGCATTGCACAAGACAATAAGAATCGAATTTGGTGTGCTTCGAAAAAAGGTCGTATATCCAGACTTTTACCATCCGGGAAATTTATGCCTCATCATTCGAATTTAAACAACTTAGAAGAACATCAAAGTTTTGAATCATCGAGTATTGGTAAATCAAGATTTTGGCTAGGTAGCAATTTGGGTACTGTGATAGGAAAATCCTTATCTGATTCGACATATGTAGTATTTGATATCAACTCTCAAAACGAAACGATAACATCTATTTCGGAAGGTTTAAACAATTCCATTTGGTTTAGCACTGGTCATGGACGAGTATTTAAAGGGAATACTCTATCTATGAAGATAGAGGAAATTCAGGTTCCTTTTAATCAATCATCAAACACAATTATTTTAACTACAGACTTAGCCGGAAATTTATGGATCGGTACTGAACTCGACGGTCTCTATTTCTATAATAGCACAAGTCGAACTTTCGAACAATTCCATAAAAATGCAGAAGCTTCACATTTCATTCCTACAAATATGATTTACCGAATTTTTCGGGATAGCAAAGGTCTTATTTGGGCTGGGACTGATGGTGGTGGGCTTTGTCAGATTAATCCCAAAACAAAAAAAGTAAAAATATACGAACACTCTAAAACGAATAAATTCTCTCTTCAAAGTAATACCGTAATTGGATTTGGAGAAACAAAGAATTCTGATATCTGGATCTTCACAAATTACGGAAATATCAATATTCTACCTAACGAATCGTCTACAATAGGTTATTATAGTGGAAGCTTATCAGGAACACCAACACGTATTTTGTCCATATTAAATTGTAAAGATGGAAGTCTTTGGCTAGGTACTGATGGTGAAGGTATAAGCCTTATTAACAAAGAAGGTAAAGCCGTAAAACAATTTATCGCCAATTCTAAATCAAGTAGAGGCCTAAATGGAAATTACATTCAGGCAATGGTTGAAGATGAAAATAAAAACAAATGGATAGGAACATATCTCAATGGGCTAAGTTATTATAGCAACAAAACCAATCAGTTTAAATCGATACAAATAAAAAATGAAGAAGGACAAATTGCAACTGATGTCAGGTCTCTATATATCGATATAAAAAATCGAATTTGGGTTGGTACCAACTTAGGCATCTTTGTTTTTTCCGGAGCCAATAAGCAAATTGCTTTTTTCCCCAATAATAGTAAGGGGCTAAGTGGAAGTATTGCAGAAGTATTTATCGAGGATGAAAGCAAGCAATTGTGGGTAGGAATGTATCAGGGTGGCATTTGCTTATTCAATGAAAATAAAGTATTAAAGAACTCAAATTTCACGACTTACAAATTATCAAAGTCTAATGATCAAATGGAAAATAGTGTCATGCATGGAGCTACTGATCTCAATGGCAATCTATACCTACTTAACTCATACTCCAAACTGATAAAGTTTAATACAAAAAATAAACAAGCCGAACCGATTGAAGGGTTCAGCATAGAAGATCTACATGGATGTATAGCAATTGCTTTAGCTGATAGTAATAATATATGGGTATCAAAAACAGGCGGTATTTCCCACTTAGATCTGAATACAAAACAGGTATACTCTTATACATGGAAAAATGGAGCCTTAAAAGAAAGATACCTGTCTGGTAGTTCCGGTGTGGATAAAAGAGGAAGACTTTATTTTGGTGGTGTTGAAGGAGTTAACTTCTTCCATCCAAATTTAATGAAGACAACAAAAAAACAATTTCAATTAAGAATTAATCATTTAGAAATCCTAAATCGAGATGCCAATGAGATTATTCCCAAACAATTAACTGAAGGAATAGAACAATTAAAATCTATAAAACTAAATCACAAACAAACCTCATTCTCCTTTCGATTTTCAGTTATTAACGATCATCTTGATCCCAATTACATTTATGCATACCGCCTAAAAGGATTTGATAAAAATTGGATTACCACAGAACAAAATAGAATAGCAACTTATACCAATATCCCATACGGAGATTACACATTTGAGGTTAAAGCCAGCAGTAAAAGAGATCTGTGGGATATCGAACCTAGAACAATGCAAGTAATTGTTTTGTCACCTTTATGGCAAAGATGGTGGGCCTATTTATTCTATGGTTTTGCCATAATAATTGCTCTCTTTTTCATCATTCGCTATTCAATCATGTGGGCTAAGCTTAAAAAGAAGCTCATGTTAGAAGAATGGCAAAATGAGAAAAACAGCGAATTATATGCCATGAAAATGAATTTCTTTGCAAAAATGTCTCACGAAATTCAAACTCCCCTGACTCTTATAATGGCTCCCATTGAAAGTATGATAGAAAGAGCCGAAGGAAACCTTCTTTTGAAACAAAGACTAAACGTTATTCATAACAATGCAAAACGTTTATCTCGAATAGCTCTGGAACTGATGACCGTGAGAAATAGAGAGCTGGGAAAATTGCAATTACGAACGAGTAAAAACAATATATCAAAGCATTGTGAAACAATAGCACTTTCTTTTACAGAACAAGCTCGATTTAAACATATCGACTTTTCCTTTGAATCGGAACAAGATGATATTATTCTTTGGTACGATAAAGATAAGCTTGAACATGTTATATATAACCTACTGGCCAATGCATTTAAATTCACACCACGAGAAGGTCAGATTCAATTTAAAATCTCAAGTAACTATGAGCATTTCTTTCTAAACATATCTGATTCAGGAATAGGAATTAATGAAGAAAATCTGAAACACATATTTGATATGTTTTACCAATCGAAAGAAGGAAAGGCCGTTGGAGGAACTGGAATTGGGCTTGCCCTTACCAAAGAGCTCATTACTTTGCACAAGGGTGAGATAAATGTTGTTTCATCTGTAAACACAGGAACTAAATTTAGTCTTAAACTTCCTTTAGGCTGTGAACATCTTAACGCTGATGAAATCATAAACAGGCCAATCATAAATGAACTTGTGCCATCAAACAATTCAAATAAAGAAGATCTATACATACCAAGCATTAATCCTAACAGCAAAATTAAACTCCTAATAGTTGAAGACAATTACGAAATGTTGCTTTTGCTGAAAGATACATTTAGTTCATTCTATAATGTATTCACAGCAGAAAATGGTAAGGAAGCTCTGGCAGCTCTGCAAGAAACAACACCTGACCTTATTATTAGTGATGTTATGATGCCAATAATGGACGGTATTTCTCTTTGCAAAGAATTAAAGAAAACTAAAACAACCCGTCATATTCCAATCATCCTGTTAACCGCTCGAAACACGACTCAATCAAAGCTTGATGGATTAAAATATGGAGCCATTGAATACATTAACAAGCCATTCAATGTAAAAGAATTAACCCTTAAGGTCAATAATATTCTTGAAGCCAAAAAACAAATTATAGAACAATACCGTTCTGAGATTCTAACAAGTAACAAGGAAATTGAGGTAGAATCTCCTGATGAAAAATTTATTGAAGCCATTCTATTAGAAATCGAAAACAACTTTGAGGATCCAGAATTTCGTTTAGAGGAATTAGCTGAACCATTACACATGAGCTATTCGAATATCTACAGAAAATTTCAGTCCTTAACGGATAAAACGCTTGTTGATTTTGTAAGAACATTTCGTTTACAAAAAGCTGTTCCTCTGCTCATTAATCACAATTTCACTATTTCAGAAATTGCCTTTAATGTCGGATTTAATGATCCTAAATATTTTTCGAGATGTTTTAAAAAAGAATACGGAAAAACTCCAAAACAATACAAACAAGAACATGACCAGACAAAAAAAATACAAACCATTAAAGCATCTTAA
- a CDS encoding discoidin domain-containing protein: MKNQKVKKRNYQKFIKMDLSRMAFLLFAMVVFSFTTSCDDDESVNLPVTTTGEVTNITGQDAVVSGSVTSNGGSKILAMGVCFTTGDAEPTVADNFAEVGEFTPDGILEADWNYSATLKGLSVKTAYKARAYASNAAGTAYGETISFISKAGKTYHTLTNEMIDTYTQEGSEGPKPNLVDGDLNTYWHSAWSSGVEPLPHHIQITFAEAKDIGGFEFATRDAYARGNNPAQFDVQTSSDGTTYTTVWTSDRLDNVLLNPEWNAVSLDKNYSSKYFRIRVIDTKTPASSSTCMAELKVFEDGMLPF; this comes from the coding sequence ATGAAGAATCAGAAAGTTAAAAAACGTAATTATCAGAAATTTATAAAAATGGATCTTTCGCGGATGGCATTTTTATTATTTGCGATGGTTGTCTTTTCTTTTACAACCAGTTGTGACGATGACGAATCAGTCAACTTACCAGTGACGACTACAGGCGAAGTTACTAACATCACAGGTCAGGATGCTGTTGTGAGCGGCAGCGTGACATCCAACGGCGGATCAAAAATCCTTGCTATGGGGGTTTGCTTTACGACTGGAGACGCTGAACCAACTGTAGCAGATAATTTTGCAGAAGTAGGTGAATTTACTCCGGATGGTATTTTAGAGGCGGACTGGAACTACTCAGCTACCCTAAAAGGATTATCTGTTAAAACGGCTTATAAAGCCAGAGCTTATGCATCGAATGCAGCAGGTACCGCTTATGGAGAAACCATTTCATTTATTTCGAAAGCAGGAAAAACTTACCATACACTAACAAATGAAATGATTGACACTTATACACAGGAAGGCTCAGAAGGACCTAAGCCAAATCTTGTTGATGGTGATTTGAACACGTATTGGCATTCGGCTTGGTCAAGTGGTGTAGAACCCCTTCCTCACCATATTCAAATTACATTTGCCGAAGCTAAAGATATTGGAGGTTTCGAATTCGCAACCAGAGACGCGTATGCAAGAGGCAATAACCCCGCTCAATTCGATGTGCAAACCAGTTCAGATGGCACCACTTACACAACCGTATGGACCTCAGACAGGCTAGATAATGTTTTATTAAATCCTGAATGGAATGCTGTGTCACTTGATAAGAATTACTCTTCTAAATATTTTAGAATTAGAGTAATTGATACAAAAACACCTGCTTCTAGCTCTACGTGTATGGCTGAGCTAAAAGTGTTTGAAGATGGTATGCTACCTTTTTAA
- a CDS encoding SusC/RagA family TonB-linked outer membrane protein — MRYLRQIDFYRNNIKNKISTNTSGIQKIISLFIFMLFFTAIASAQTVEVKGKVIDNANQESLPGVSIIIKGTTQGASTDMNGDYTLKVEQSDAILVFSFIGYEPQEVPLNGQTTINVSLKSATSDLDEVMVIAYGTTKKSNLTGSAVALDSDDLKDVFVSNVASMLQGKVAGVNASSRSGRPGSSTEITIRGKGSLSGTTSPLWVVDGIIMGNSDPGYSPADIESMTILKDASATALYGSLAANGVILLQTKRAKKGESKINVNATYGYTTFNTGNFSVMNSQELYDYQKTWNPNVTEDVLNTDTNWMDIATQTGKAQEYNVNYTGGTEKMMAYLSGTYYNETGALKGYDYERYSAIANFDINATERLKIKVNLSGDYRTTKNQQHSTYSMFTYMPWDEAYLPDGSVLDPRVDSGKEYLLANNKVWYGRDENNYLYDLQYNYGTSRSNNLRANIGFDYKINEWLTFASMNNIALNFGHSESYTDPRSVSGQADRGTLYDSYSFSQRRFTNQMLRFNKTIGLHALNAFVAWEYSDYHYDDAKATGKGVAAGLRVLNTTAEALEVGGYKSESAKQSTLVNLQYAYDDRYLATASFNRQGSSSFGPNRQYGNFWSASLGWNAHSEEFLQGVEWLNVLKWSASMGQVGNAPSGFQYLGYFAFVDQYNGNSAATPYQKGNPDISWEKVTSYNTAINTRLFDRVSINLDLYYKNSDNLLTYVPLPALTGYSGIWMNVGRVTNKGYELTVSPEIIKTSRFKWDMTLNLAYNKNRVEEIYEDKAYTKGNTRIEKGHDMDAQYQRIWYGANPANGEPLWEKVTENEDGTETISLTSDYADATLQYTGTKGTPTYTGGILNKFTFDNFTLSANISFVQGIHRYNSNRELFDSDGSYASFNSMNLHDDWNRWEKPGDVATHPKSFNGGVNANKNSSRYLEDASYIRLRNVTLAYNLPKNVSNLLKISSASVYVSADNLITLTDWSGMDPEIGALYPMAKKIMAGVKIAF; from the coding sequence ATGAGATATTTGCGACAAATCGATTTCTATCGAAATAATATAAAAAATAAAATAAGTACCAATACTTCCGGCATTCAAAAAATAATAAGTTTGTTCATTTTCATGCTGTTTTTTACGGCTATTGCAAGTGCACAAACAGTTGAGGTAAAAGGGAAAGTGATAGATAATGCCAATCAGGAATCATTACCAGGTGTTAGTATTATAATAAAAGGAACTACCCAGGGTGCTTCAACTGATATGAATGGAGATTATACTTTAAAAGTGGAACAGTCTGATGCTATTTTAGTTTTTTCATTTATTGGCTATGAGCCACAGGAAGTACCACTTAATGGCCAGACAACTATTAATGTTAGCCTGAAAAGTGCGACCAGTGATCTTGATGAGGTTATGGTTATTGCCTATGGAACGACAAAGAAATCAAATTTAACGGGTTCAGCCGTAGCGTTAGACAGTGATGACCTAAAAGATGTTTTTGTATCGAATGTAGCATCTATGCTTCAAGGTAAAGTTGCTGGTGTGAACGCATCATCACGTAGTGGAAGACCTGGTTCAAGTACAGAAATCACCATACGTGGTAAAGGGTCCTTGTCAGGTACAACATCACCTCTTTGGGTGGTTGATGGTATTATAATGGGTAATTCTGACCCTGGCTATAGTCCTGCTGATATTGAGAGTATGACCATACTAAAAGATGCTTCAGCGACAGCTTTGTATGGATCTCTGGCTGCTAATGGGGTAATTCTACTACAAACAAAAAGAGCCAAGAAAGGTGAGTCCAAAATTAACGTCAATGCGACTTACGGATATACCACATTTAACACCGGGAATTTCTCCGTAATGAATTCTCAGGAATTATATGATTATCAAAAAACATGGAACCCCAATGTTACCGAGGATGTATTAAATACAGATACAAACTGGATGGACATTGCGACTCAAACTGGGAAAGCACAAGAGTATAACGTTAATTATACTGGTGGAACCGAAAAAATGATGGCCTATTTGTCTGGTACTTATTATAATGAGACTGGTGCTTTAAAAGGATACGACTATGAACGTTATTCGGCTATTGCCAACTTTGACATAAATGCAACTGAACGCCTTAAGATTAAAGTCAATTTATCTGGCGATTATCGTACGACAAAAAACCAGCAGCATTCTACATATTCAATGTTTACTTATATGCCATGGGATGAAGCTTATTTGCCAGATGGTTCTGTTTTAGATCCAAGAGTTGATAGTGGTAAAGAATACTTACTCGCAAACAATAAAGTTTGGTATGGTAGAGACGAAAATAATTACCTATACGATTTGCAATACAATTACGGCACATCACGTAGCAATAATCTTCGTGCAAATATCGGTTTTGATTATAAAATTAACGAATGGTTGACATTTGCTTCGATGAATAATATCGCTCTTAATTTTGGGCATTCTGAATCGTATACTGACCCTCGTTCTGTGAGTGGACAAGCAGATAGAGGAACCTTATATGATAGTTATAGTTTTAGCCAAAGACGTTTTACCAATCAAATGCTTCGATTTAACAAGACTATTGGTCTTCATGCATTGAATGCGTTTGTTGCATGGGAGTATAGCGATTACCATTATGATGACGCCAAAGCCACAGGTAAAGGTGTTGCAGCAGGTCTTCGTGTACTTAATACCACTGCTGAAGCTCTTGAAGTGGGCGGATACAAAAGTGAAAGTGCCAAACAAAGTACGCTTGTGAATTTACAATATGCTTATGATGATCGTTACTTGGCTACTGCTTCGTTTAATAGGCAAGGTTCAAGTAGCTTTGGTCCAAACAGGCAATATGGTAATTTCTGGTCAGCCAGTTTAGGTTGGAATGCCCATAGCGAAGAATTTCTGCAAGGAGTAGAATGGTTAAACGTATTAAAATGGTCTGCCAGTATGGGACAGGTAGGTAATGCTCCCTCAGGATTTCAATATCTTGGATACTTTGCCTTTGTTGATCAATATAATGGAAATAGTGCTGCTACACCTTATCAAAAAGGAAACCCTGATATTAGTTGGGAAAAAGTAACCAGTTACAACACAGCAATCAATACCAGATTATTCGACCGTGTCAGTATAAACTTAGACTTATATTATAAGAATAGTGATAACCTGTTAACCTATGTTCCACTTCCTGCATTGACAGGTTATAGTGGCATATGGATGAATGTCGGACGTGTTACTAACAAAGGATATGAATTAACTGTTTCACCTGAGATCATTAAAACTTCCAGATTTAAGTGGGATATGACTTTGAATTTGGCATACAACAAAAACAGGGTTGAAGAAATATACGAAGATAAAGCCTATACAAAAGGTAATACTAGAATTGAAAAAGGACACGATATGGATGCACAATACCAACGTATCTGGTATGGTGCAAATCCTGCAAACGGTGAGCCTCTTTGGGAAAAAGTTACGGAAAACGAGGATGGCACTGAAACAATTAGTTTAACTTCAGATTACGCTGATGCTACCTTGCAGTATACTGGAACCAAAGGTACGCCAACATATACAGGCGGTATCCTCAATAAATTTACTTTTGATAATTTCACCTTATCTGCTAACATTAGTTTTGTTCAAGGTATTCATAGATATAACAGCAATAGAGAATTATTTGATAGCGATGGCTCTTATGCTTCTTTTAATAGTATGAATTTGCATGACGACTGGAATCGTTGGGAAAAACCAGGAGATGTTGCGACTCACCCAAAATCATTTAACGGAGGAGTTAATGCAAATAAAAACTCATCACGATATTTAGAAGATGCAAGTTATATCCGATTACGTAATGTAACTTTGGCATACAACCTTCCTAAAAATGTATCAAACTTGCTTAAGATATCAAGTGCTTCAGTTTACGTCAGTGCAGACAATCTAATTACATTAACTGATTGGTCAGGTATGGACCCTGAAATTGGTGCTTTATATCCTATGGCAAAAAAAATTATGGCAGGCGTAAAAATAGCCTTTTAA
- a CDS encoding RagB/SusD family nutrient uptake outer membrane protein, which produces MKNIYSFIAILIAISFSACDITREPFQDLSDDKVFADELGIEAAALGTYALLKKNEFMRPYHFHGEFGGDNIALSGTTTDHLFYMYNYQHTPTNGHLNSLWSGCYKGIVNANKVIAKAESGTPRLNHVIGEMYYLRAFFYFNLVNIWGRPYTQDPSSNLGVPLILDAEPDADNLPPRATVKEVYDLILSDLLKAAEFMSEFKRIESEYNIYASEQAANALLSRVYLYMEDNAKAEEYATKVIESNNFALLEGSDYETFPTMVPEKNSEIIFACRALKDEDDYNWYAFGGMYATIDGVGWGEMYASEPLRNLLDQNPTDRRHKFIDPQYEAGNDYEITYSYDKSSPVGSKMFQMYAVTNNGGTWEYDYNGTKTVSTENVDGNTKYFITEGENISGKTYVKLTKKMPVRQGYPKYFVIKCSNQEGQPQLFSPVISRLAEMYLNRAEARAKIGTNTSGALEDMNLIRKRADIDPYSAVPAGRTLLEIILEERRIELAFEAHRRYDIFRNGLTLDRRYPGTHDRGANPLLTVPATSPRVVDYIPEAQILAQPNLVQNP; this is translated from the coding sequence ATGAAAAATATATATTCTTTTATTGCGATTCTGATAGCAATTTCTTTTAGTGCTTGTGATATCACCAGAGAGCCATTTCAGGATTTATCAGATGATAAAGTATTTGCAGACGAATTAGGTATCGAAGCAGCAGCTTTAGGTACTTATGCATTATTGAAAAAGAATGAATTTATGCGCCCTTACCATTTTCATGGTGAATTTGGTGGTGATAATATAGCATTAAGTGGAACAACAACTGATCATTTATTCTATATGTACAATTATCAACATACCCCAACAAATGGTCATTTGAATAGTTTATGGTCTGGTTGTTATAAGGGGATTGTGAATGCAAATAAAGTTATTGCCAAGGCAGAATCAGGAACGCCTCGTTTGAATCACGTTATTGGTGAGATGTATTACCTCCGTGCTTTCTTTTATTTCAATTTGGTAAATATTTGGGGACGACCATATACTCAAGATCCAAGTTCTAACCTGGGTGTTCCACTTATATTGGATGCTGAACCAGATGCAGATAATTTACCTCCCCGTGCTACTGTTAAGGAGGTTTATGATTTAATTTTAAGTGACTTGTTGAAGGCTGCAGAGTTTATGAGTGAATTTAAAAGAATTGAATCAGAATATAATATATATGCATCTGAACAGGCTGCCAATGCCTTATTGTCCAGAGTTTATTTATATATGGAGGATAATGCAAAGGCAGAAGAGTATGCTACCAAAGTAATTGAATCAAACAACTTTGCATTATTGGAAGGTTCTGATTATGAAACCTTCCCAACCATGGTACCTGAGAAGAATTCTGAAATTATTTTTGCATGTAGAGCACTAAAAGATGAAGATGATTACAATTGGTATGCCTTTGGTGGTATGTATGCTACAATTGATGGTGTAGGTTGGGGAGAAATGTATGCTTCTGAGCCATTAAGGAATTTACTTGATCAAAATCCTACGGACAGAAGACATAAATTCATTGATCCTCAATATGAGGCTGGTAACGATTATGAAATCACATACTCTTATGACAAATCATCTCCGGTGGGTTCAAAGATGTTCCAAATGTATGCGGTTACCAATAATGGTGGCACTTGGGAATATGACTACAATGGTACAAAAACAGTTTCAACAGAAAATGTTGATGGTAATACGAAATATTTCATTACTGAAGGTGAGAATATCAGTGGTAAAACCTATGTGAAATTGACAAAGAAGATGCCAGTAAGACAAGGGTATCCAAAATATTTCGTAATAAAATGTTCGAATCAGGAAGGACAACCTCAATTGTTCTCACCAGTGATCTCACGCTTGGCAGAAATGTATCTAAACCGTGCAGAAGCTCGTGCTAAAATAGGTACTAACACATCAGGGGCATTAGAAGATATGAACCTAATAAGAAAACGTGCAGATATTGATCCTTATTCAGCAGTTCCTGCTGGTAGAACTTTATTGGAAATTATACTCGAGGAACGACGTATAGAACTTGCTTTCGAGGCGCATCGCCGTTACGATATTTTCAGAAATGGTCTCACATTAGATCGTAGATATCCAGGAACACATGATAGAGGGGCTAATCCTTTATTAACTGTTCCGGCAACAAGCCCTCGTGTTGTTGACTATATTCCGGAAGCTCAAATTCTAGCACAGCCTAATTTAGTACAAAATCCATAG